A region of Rhodamnia argentea isolate NSW1041297 chromosome 9, ASM2092103v1, whole genome shotgun sequence DNA encodes the following proteins:
- the LOC115731572 gene encoding uncharacterized protein LOC115731572 isoform X2 — MKCRSVACIWSATPPSLHRVTAAAVLNQPPTLYTGGADGSVFWWNLAGSEANPEIKPVAMLCGHASSVADLAICYPSAVVRDGKTESSSCGALLSVCKAGVMCVWSRGSGHCRRRRQLPPWAGSPSHLCTLPSNQRYVCIGCSFVDASHWVEHQAVGSTQEVELSLDSEYHHKRPPKCTVVIVDTYTLTIVQTIFHGNLSTGLPRYMAIFLSSEDREKYSAVLVNSHGGMQQVPISKDSHPDGESPGGLPRNASEPKIIDCTNGFMEDGVVLSCATRGNIIALLLSNRCIFRVVDTAVTIGEVSLTDDLCPQGITGHMHGAAGCMFLESSYHEILPGQSHRLCRVNFIIWNVEGCGTLYLVSYSDGLFDCRPLSSISAASHPERLKLSVCFIQLKNYLLRIESVCFGVKELFQWKPHITIWSLSMYHDDSKHFQKCEIVGEGVSCFDLLSDSSPVHETKDCDGLEQGDINNSEYPNNLHAGDDSPSLNDRIVSSSMVISGNSCAPYAVVYGYCNGDIEIVRFDLVHAPGYHSESSSLEINSAVCRRYFTGHTSAVLCLAAHQMAGKAKGWNFCKVLVSGSKDCTVRIWDLDNGNLITVMHHHVAPVRQIILPPNKTEHPWCDCFLSVGEDSCVALASLETLRVERIFPGHPCYPDRVVWDGVRGYVACLCQNYLVTSDTSDVLYIWDIKSGARERILRGVASHSMFDHFCKGINMKSVSGTVRDGSTSVSSLLLPIVEDIGFSKPHIENSEKGFSSAGAMATSTKRIESFTHKALINKESSTESFQASSSIVQSIKHSIKCSCPFPGVATLCFDLTSLMLLPQGDELCASQIRKPDSPLKKYNVAEFADNGAGPNTSNSHMESDCIRSLEESIVRFGLSVLHSWGVDNGLDHLLITDMKLIRPENFMIAPGLPGDKGSFTVTFPGTSAVLELWKLSSEFCAMRSLTMVSLAQRMVSLCHSCSVASSTLAAFYTRNFAEKVPEIKPPSLQLLVSFWQDDREHVRMAARSLFHCAASRAIPLPLSSQEVTNHIKFVSSMAGKNEDEHENPKEKTVSDRADMEEQETQEILQAEESNILIWLESYEVQDWISCVGGTGQDAMTSHIIVAAALAIWYPSLVKPSLGTLVVHHLVKLVMAMNEKYSSTAAELLAEGMADVWKACIGSEIPRLIGDIFFQIECVSGTSASPAIPSKIRETLIEILLPSLAMADIHGFLNAIESQIWSTASDSPVHLVSLTTLIRVAINFILQTMDPGNSIMRKTCLQTSMTTLKEVVRVFSMVALNDNLTRLAVGDAIGEISNASIRVYDMQSVMKIKVLDASAPPGLPSFLAGSSGTAVTTVISALSFSPDGEGLVAFSEHGLMIRWWSLGSVWWEKLSRNYVPVQCTKLIFVPPWEGFSPKTARRSVMASIMGPDGQSGPQEKLKGAGEDSLNILIHNLDLSYRLEWASERKVVLTRHGHELGTFPL, encoded by the exons ATGAAGTGTCGATCCGTGGCGTGCATATGGTCGGCGACGCCTCCTTCTCTCCACCGGGTCACCGCCGCGGCCGTACTCAATCAGCCTCCGACGCTCTACACTGGCGGGGCCGATGGCTCCGTTTTTTGGTGGAACCTTGCCGGCTCCGAAGCCAATCCG GAGATTAAGCCAGTAGCTATGTTGTGTGGCCATGCTTCATCAGTAGCTGATCTAGCCATTTGTTATCCTTCCGCGGTGGTCAGAGATGGAAAGACAGAGAGTTCAAGTTGTGGAGCTCTATTAAGCGTGTGTAAAGCTGGTGTTATGTGTGTATGGAGCAGGGGCAGTGGACACTGCAGACGCCGGAGACAACtgccaccttgggcggggagtCCATCCCATCTATGCACATTGCCATCTAATCAGAGATATGTATGTATCGGTTGTTCGTTTGTCGATGCTAGCCATTGGGTTGAGCATCAGGCTGTTGGATCCACACAGGAAGTTGAGCTTTCATTGGACTCAGAGTATCATCATAAGAGACCTCCCAAGTGCACTGTAGTAATTGTGGATACTTATACCCTCACCATTGTACAGACAATTTTTCATGGAAATTTATCTACTGGGTTACCAAGGTATATGGCTATCTTTTTATCTTCCGAGGATAGGGAAAAGTATTCTGCAGTCCTTGTTAATTCACATGGCGGGATGCAACAGGTTCCAATATCAAAAGACTCTCATCCAGATGGGGAGAGTCCGGGTGGCTTGCCCAGAAATGCTTCTGAGCCTAAGATAATTGATTGTACGAATGGTTTTATGGAGGATGGGGTAGTATTGTCATGCGCCACCAGAGGAAACATTATTGCTCTTCTGTTATCTAATCGCTGCATCTTCAGGGTAGTGGACACTGCTGTTACTATTGGAGAGGTTTCTCTGACAGATGATCTTTGTCCTCAGGGCATTACTGGTCACATGCATGGTGCTGCGGGATGCATGTTTCTGGAAAGTAGTTACCATGAGATTCTGCCTGGGCAATCCCACAGACTGTGCAGAGTCAATTTTATTATTTGGAATGTCGAAGGTTGCGGAACTCTGTATCTTGTTTCATATTCAGATGGCTTATTTGATTGTAGGCCTCTCTCTTCAATATCTGCTGCTTCTCATCCAGAGCGTTTAAAACTGTCGGTTTGTttcattcaattgaaaaattatcttctCCGCATTGAGTCAGTTTGCTTTGGTGTAAAAGAACTTTTCCAATGGAAACCCCACATCACAATTTGGTCATTGTCAATGTATCATGATGATTCAAAGCACTTTCAAAAGTGTGAAATTGTTGGGGAAGGTGTTTCTTGTTTCGACTTGCTTTCAGACTCTTCCCCAGTCCATGAAACCAAGGATTGCGATGGTTTGGAGCAAGGTGATATAAATAATTCCGAGTATCCCAATAATCTACATGCAGGAGACGATAGCCCTTCACTCAACGATCGTATTGTATCTTCTTCCATGGTTATTTCTGGTAATTCATGTGCACCCTATGCTGTTGTTTATGGCTATTGCAATGGCGACATTGAAATTGTACGATTTGATTTAGTCCATGCGCCGGGTTATCATAGTGAAAGTTCTTCTCTCGAAATAAATTCAGCTGTCTGTAGGAGATATTTCACAGGGCACACGAGTGCTGTACTTTGTTTGGCAGCTCACCAGATGGCAGGCAAAGCAAAAGGATGGAATTTCTGTAAGGTCTTGGTGTCTGGAAGCAAAGACTGCACAGTTCGAATATGGGATCTTGACAATGGCAATCTCATCACTGTAATGCACCATCATGTGGCTCCTGTCCGCCAAATTATTCTCCCTCCTAATAAGACTGAGCATCCTTGGTGTGATTGCTTTCTCTCCGTTGGAGAGGATTCGTGTGTGGCTCTTGCTTCACTCGAAACTCTAAGGGTTGAGAGGATTTTTCCTGGACATCCCTGTTATCCTGATAGAGTTGTTTGGGATGGTGTAAGAGGTTATGTTGCATGTCTTTGCCAAAACTATTTAGTAACATCTGATACTAGTGATGTGTTATACATATGGGACATCAAGAGTGGAGCCAGAGAGCGGATCCTACGAGGAGTAGCTTCTCATTCAATGTTTGATCATTTCTGTAAGGGCATTAACATGAAGTCAGTCTCTGGAACTGTGAGGGATGGAAGTACTTCTGTTTCCTCCCTGCTTCTTCCCATTGTCGAGGATATTGGTTTTTCTAAACCTCATATAGAAAACTCAGAAAAGGGATTTTCTTCTGCTGGTGCAATGGCAACGTCAACTAAGAGAATTGAGTCCTTTACTCATAAAGCCCTCATTAACAAGGAGAGCTCTACTGAATCCTTTCAGGCCAGCTCATCTATTGTCCAAAGCATCAAGCACTCCATTAAGTGCTCTTGTCCATTCCCTGGGGTAGCAACTCTTTGTTTTGATCTCACTTCACTGATGCTTCTTCCTCAGGGGGACGAGTTATGTGCAAGTCAAATTAGGAAACCCGACTCTCCTTTGAAGAAATACAATGTTGCTGAGTTTGCAGATAATGGAGCTGGTCCAAACACATCAAACAGTCACATGGAGTCCGACTGCATTAGGTCGCTTGAAGAGAGCATTGTACGGTTTGGTTTGTCGGTTTTGCATTCATGGGGGGTAGACAATGGGCTTGATCATTTGCTAATTACTGACATGAAGTTGATAAGACCTGAGAACTTCATGATTGCACCAGGTTTGCCAGGGGATAAAGGGTCCTTTACAGTGACTTTTCCTGGTACAAGTGCTGTTCTTGAG CTATGGAAATTGTCCTCCGAGTTTTGTGCAATGAGGTCATTGACCATGGTATCTCTCGCCCAACGCATGGTTAGCCTGTGCCATTCCTGCTCAGTTGCTAGCAG TACCCTGGCGGCATTCTATACTCGGAACTTCGCAGAGAAAGTCCCAGAGATTAAGCCACCTTCCCTCCAG TTGTTGGTAAGTTTCTGGCAAGATGATAGGGAACATGTAAGGATGGCTGCACGATCTTTGTTCCATTGTGCTGCTTCACGGGCAATACCTCTCCCTTTGTCTAGTCAAGAGGTGACTAATCACATAAAATTTGTGAGTTCTATGGCTGGGAAAAATGAAGATGAACATGAAAATCCAAAGGAAAAGACGGTATCTGACAGAGCAGATATGGAAGAGCAGGAAACACAAGAAATTTTGCAGGCTGAGGAATCCAATATTCTGATATGGCTAGAATCTTATGAAGTGCAGGATTGGATTTCATGTGTTGGAGGAACAGGGCAAGATGCAATGACATCTCATATTATCGTTGCAGCTGCATTAGCCATTTGGTACCCCAGTCTTGTAAAACCAAGTCTGGGCACGCTGGTTGTTCATCATCTAGTGAAATTGGTCATGGCTATGAACGAAAAATATAGTTCCACTGCTGCAGAGCTGTTGGCTGAAGGTATGGCAGACGTATGGAAGGCTTGCATTGGATCTGAAATCCCCCGTTTGATTGGTGATATCTTTTTCCAAATTGAGTGTGTAAGCGGTACATCTGCAAGTCCAGCCATACCCAGTAAAATTCGAGAGACTTTGATTGAGATTCTTCTTCCAAGTCTTGCAATGGCTGACATTCATGGCTTTCTTAATGCCATAGAAAGCCAAATCTGGTCTACTGCATCTGATTCACCAGTTCACTTAGTATCCCTTACTACACTAATTAGAGTT GCAATTAACTTTATCTTACAAACCATGGACCCTGGCAACTCAATCATGCGAAAAACTTGCCTTCAGACTTCAATGACAACTTTGAAGGAAGTTGTTCGCGTATTTTCCATGGTAGCACTGAATGACAATTTGACCAGATTAGCTGTTGGTGATGCCATTGGAGAGATTAGCAATGCTAGCATTCGTGTTTATGACATGCAAAG TGTGATGAAAATCAAGGTTCTGGATGCAAGTGCACCTCCTGGTCTACCGAGTTTTCTTGCAGGATCTTCTGGGACAGCAGTCACGACTGTGATTTCAGCATTGAGTTTTTCTCCGGATGGAGAG GGTTTAGTTGCTTTCTCTGAGCATGGGTTGATGATAAGATGGTGGTCATTAGGATCAGTTTGGTGGGAGAAACTCAGCCGCAACTATGTTCCCGTCCAATGCaccaaattgatttttgttcCTCCTTGGGAAGGATTTTCACCTAAAACTGCTCGGAGAAGTGTGATGGCGAGCATAATGGGACCTGATGGGCAATCCGGTCCACAG
- the LOC115731572 gene encoding uncharacterized protein LOC115731572 isoform X1, whose protein sequence is MKCRSVACIWSATPPSLHRVTAAAVLNQPPTLYTGGADGSVFWWNLAGSEANPEIKPVAMLCGHASSVADLAICYPSAVVRDGKTESSSCGALLSVCKAGVMCVWSRGSGHCRRRRQLPPWAGSPSHLCTLPSNQRYVCIGCSFVDASHWVEHQAVGSTQEVELSLDSEYHHKRPPKCTVVIVDTYTLTIVQTIFHGNLSTGLPRYMAIFLSSEDREKYSAVLVNSHGGMQQVPISKDSHPDGESPGGLPRNASEPKIIDCTNGFMEDGVVLSCATRGNIIALLLSNRCIFRVVDTAVTIGEVSLTDDLCPQGITGHMHGAAGCMFLESSYHEILPGQSHRLCRVNFIIWNVEGCGTLYLVSYSDGLFDCRPLSSISAASHPERLKLSVCFIQLKNYLLRIESVCFGVKELFQWKPHITIWSLSMYHDDSKHFQKCEIVGEGVSCFDLLSDSSPVHETKDCDGLEQGDINNSEYPNNLHAGDDSPSLNDRIVSSSMVISGNSCAPYAVVYGYCNGDIEIVRFDLVHAPGYHSESSSLEINSAVCRRYFTGHTSAVLCLAAHQMAGKAKGWNFCKVLVSGSKDCTVRIWDLDNGNLITVMHHHVAPVRQIILPPNKTEHPWCDCFLSVGEDSCVALASLETLRVERIFPGHPCYPDRVVWDGVRGYVACLCQNYLVTSDTSDVLYIWDIKSGARERILRGVASHSMFDHFCKGINMKSVSGTVRDGSTSVSSLLLPIVEDIGFSKPHIENSEKGFSSAGAMATSTKRIESFTHKALINKESSTESFQASSSIVQSIKHSIKCSCPFPGVATLCFDLTSLMLLPQGDELCASQIRKPDSPLKKYNVAEFADNGAGPNTSNSHMESDCIRSLEESIVRFGLSVLHSWGVDNGLDHLLITDMKLIRPENFMIAPGLPGDKGSFTVTFPGTSAVLELWKLSSEFCAMRSLTMVSLAQRMVSLCHSCSVASSTLAAFYTRNFAEKVPEIKPPSLQLLVSFWQDDREHVRMAARSLFHCAASRAIPLPLSSQEVTNHIKFVSSMAGKNEDEHENPKEKTVSDRADMEEQETQEILQAEESNILIWLESYEVQDWISCVGGTGQDAMTSHIIVAAALAIWYPSLVKPSLGTLVVHHLVKLVMAMNEKYSSTAAELLAEGMADVWKACIGSEIPRLIGDIFFQIECVSGTSASPAIPSKIRETLIEILLPSLAMADIHGFLNAIESQIWSTASDSPVHLVSLTTLIRVVRGAPKNLAQFLDKAINFILQTMDPGNSIMRKTCLQTSMTTLKEVVRVFSMVALNDNLTRLAVGDAIGEISNASIRVYDMQSVMKIKVLDASAPPGLPSFLAGSSGTAVTTVISALSFSPDGEGLVAFSEHGLMIRWWSLGSVWWEKLSRNYVPVQCTKLIFVPPWEGFSPKTARRSVMASIMGPDGQSGPQEKLKGAGEDSLNILIHNLDLSYRLEWASERKVVLTRHGHELGTFPL, encoded by the exons ATGAAGTGTCGATCCGTGGCGTGCATATGGTCGGCGACGCCTCCTTCTCTCCACCGGGTCACCGCCGCGGCCGTACTCAATCAGCCTCCGACGCTCTACACTGGCGGGGCCGATGGCTCCGTTTTTTGGTGGAACCTTGCCGGCTCCGAAGCCAATCCG GAGATTAAGCCAGTAGCTATGTTGTGTGGCCATGCTTCATCAGTAGCTGATCTAGCCATTTGTTATCCTTCCGCGGTGGTCAGAGATGGAAAGACAGAGAGTTCAAGTTGTGGAGCTCTATTAAGCGTGTGTAAAGCTGGTGTTATGTGTGTATGGAGCAGGGGCAGTGGACACTGCAGACGCCGGAGACAACtgccaccttgggcggggagtCCATCCCATCTATGCACATTGCCATCTAATCAGAGATATGTATGTATCGGTTGTTCGTTTGTCGATGCTAGCCATTGGGTTGAGCATCAGGCTGTTGGATCCACACAGGAAGTTGAGCTTTCATTGGACTCAGAGTATCATCATAAGAGACCTCCCAAGTGCACTGTAGTAATTGTGGATACTTATACCCTCACCATTGTACAGACAATTTTTCATGGAAATTTATCTACTGGGTTACCAAGGTATATGGCTATCTTTTTATCTTCCGAGGATAGGGAAAAGTATTCTGCAGTCCTTGTTAATTCACATGGCGGGATGCAACAGGTTCCAATATCAAAAGACTCTCATCCAGATGGGGAGAGTCCGGGTGGCTTGCCCAGAAATGCTTCTGAGCCTAAGATAATTGATTGTACGAATGGTTTTATGGAGGATGGGGTAGTATTGTCATGCGCCACCAGAGGAAACATTATTGCTCTTCTGTTATCTAATCGCTGCATCTTCAGGGTAGTGGACACTGCTGTTACTATTGGAGAGGTTTCTCTGACAGATGATCTTTGTCCTCAGGGCATTACTGGTCACATGCATGGTGCTGCGGGATGCATGTTTCTGGAAAGTAGTTACCATGAGATTCTGCCTGGGCAATCCCACAGACTGTGCAGAGTCAATTTTATTATTTGGAATGTCGAAGGTTGCGGAACTCTGTATCTTGTTTCATATTCAGATGGCTTATTTGATTGTAGGCCTCTCTCTTCAATATCTGCTGCTTCTCATCCAGAGCGTTTAAAACTGTCGGTTTGTttcattcaattgaaaaattatcttctCCGCATTGAGTCAGTTTGCTTTGGTGTAAAAGAACTTTTCCAATGGAAACCCCACATCACAATTTGGTCATTGTCAATGTATCATGATGATTCAAAGCACTTTCAAAAGTGTGAAATTGTTGGGGAAGGTGTTTCTTGTTTCGACTTGCTTTCAGACTCTTCCCCAGTCCATGAAACCAAGGATTGCGATGGTTTGGAGCAAGGTGATATAAATAATTCCGAGTATCCCAATAATCTACATGCAGGAGACGATAGCCCTTCACTCAACGATCGTATTGTATCTTCTTCCATGGTTATTTCTGGTAATTCATGTGCACCCTATGCTGTTGTTTATGGCTATTGCAATGGCGACATTGAAATTGTACGATTTGATTTAGTCCATGCGCCGGGTTATCATAGTGAAAGTTCTTCTCTCGAAATAAATTCAGCTGTCTGTAGGAGATATTTCACAGGGCACACGAGTGCTGTACTTTGTTTGGCAGCTCACCAGATGGCAGGCAAAGCAAAAGGATGGAATTTCTGTAAGGTCTTGGTGTCTGGAAGCAAAGACTGCACAGTTCGAATATGGGATCTTGACAATGGCAATCTCATCACTGTAATGCACCATCATGTGGCTCCTGTCCGCCAAATTATTCTCCCTCCTAATAAGACTGAGCATCCTTGGTGTGATTGCTTTCTCTCCGTTGGAGAGGATTCGTGTGTGGCTCTTGCTTCACTCGAAACTCTAAGGGTTGAGAGGATTTTTCCTGGACATCCCTGTTATCCTGATAGAGTTGTTTGGGATGGTGTAAGAGGTTATGTTGCATGTCTTTGCCAAAACTATTTAGTAACATCTGATACTAGTGATGTGTTATACATATGGGACATCAAGAGTGGAGCCAGAGAGCGGATCCTACGAGGAGTAGCTTCTCATTCAATGTTTGATCATTTCTGTAAGGGCATTAACATGAAGTCAGTCTCTGGAACTGTGAGGGATGGAAGTACTTCTGTTTCCTCCCTGCTTCTTCCCATTGTCGAGGATATTGGTTTTTCTAAACCTCATATAGAAAACTCAGAAAAGGGATTTTCTTCTGCTGGTGCAATGGCAACGTCAACTAAGAGAATTGAGTCCTTTACTCATAAAGCCCTCATTAACAAGGAGAGCTCTACTGAATCCTTTCAGGCCAGCTCATCTATTGTCCAAAGCATCAAGCACTCCATTAAGTGCTCTTGTCCATTCCCTGGGGTAGCAACTCTTTGTTTTGATCTCACTTCACTGATGCTTCTTCCTCAGGGGGACGAGTTATGTGCAAGTCAAATTAGGAAACCCGACTCTCCTTTGAAGAAATACAATGTTGCTGAGTTTGCAGATAATGGAGCTGGTCCAAACACATCAAACAGTCACATGGAGTCCGACTGCATTAGGTCGCTTGAAGAGAGCATTGTACGGTTTGGTTTGTCGGTTTTGCATTCATGGGGGGTAGACAATGGGCTTGATCATTTGCTAATTACTGACATGAAGTTGATAAGACCTGAGAACTTCATGATTGCACCAGGTTTGCCAGGGGATAAAGGGTCCTTTACAGTGACTTTTCCTGGTACAAGTGCTGTTCTTGAG CTATGGAAATTGTCCTCCGAGTTTTGTGCAATGAGGTCATTGACCATGGTATCTCTCGCCCAACGCATGGTTAGCCTGTGCCATTCCTGCTCAGTTGCTAGCAG TACCCTGGCGGCATTCTATACTCGGAACTTCGCAGAGAAAGTCCCAGAGATTAAGCCACCTTCCCTCCAG TTGTTGGTAAGTTTCTGGCAAGATGATAGGGAACATGTAAGGATGGCTGCACGATCTTTGTTCCATTGTGCTGCTTCACGGGCAATACCTCTCCCTTTGTCTAGTCAAGAGGTGACTAATCACATAAAATTTGTGAGTTCTATGGCTGGGAAAAATGAAGATGAACATGAAAATCCAAAGGAAAAGACGGTATCTGACAGAGCAGATATGGAAGAGCAGGAAACACAAGAAATTTTGCAGGCTGAGGAATCCAATATTCTGATATGGCTAGAATCTTATGAAGTGCAGGATTGGATTTCATGTGTTGGAGGAACAGGGCAAGATGCAATGACATCTCATATTATCGTTGCAGCTGCATTAGCCATTTGGTACCCCAGTCTTGTAAAACCAAGTCTGGGCACGCTGGTTGTTCATCATCTAGTGAAATTGGTCATGGCTATGAACGAAAAATATAGTTCCACTGCTGCAGAGCTGTTGGCTGAAGGTATGGCAGACGTATGGAAGGCTTGCATTGGATCTGAAATCCCCCGTTTGATTGGTGATATCTTTTTCCAAATTGAGTGTGTAAGCGGTACATCTGCAAGTCCAGCCATACCCAGTAAAATTCGAGAGACTTTGATTGAGATTCTTCTTCCAAGTCTTGCAATGGCTGACATTCATGGCTTTCTTAATGCCATAGAAAGCCAAATCTGGTCTACTGCATCTGATTCACCAGTTCACTTAGTATCCCTTACTACACTAATTAGAGTTGTGCGCGGAGCTCCCAAGAATCTGGCTCAATTCCTTGATAAG GCAATTAACTTTATCTTACAAACCATGGACCCTGGCAACTCAATCATGCGAAAAACTTGCCTTCAGACTTCAATGACAACTTTGAAGGAAGTTGTTCGCGTATTTTCCATGGTAGCACTGAATGACAATTTGACCAGATTAGCTGTTGGTGATGCCATTGGAGAGATTAGCAATGCTAGCATTCGTGTTTATGACATGCAAAG TGTGATGAAAATCAAGGTTCTGGATGCAAGTGCACCTCCTGGTCTACCGAGTTTTCTTGCAGGATCTTCTGGGACAGCAGTCACGACTGTGATTTCAGCATTGAGTTTTTCTCCGGATGGAGAG GGTTTAGTTGCTTTCTCTGAGCATGGGTTGATGATAAGATGGTGGTCATTAGGATCAGTTTGGTGGGAGAAACTCAGCCGCAACTATGTTCCCGTCCAATGCaccaaattgatttttgttcCTCCTTGGGAAGGATTTTCACCTAAAACTGCTCGGAGAAGTGTGATGGCGAGCATAATGGGACCTGATGGGCAATCCGGTCCACAG